The sequence CGGCTGGAGACGTGATCGTGGGTCGGCCCTACGACTCGCTATCGGCGGTCCCAGGCGCCGATGCACTCGCTCCCTTCGTGGCCGACTGAGGGTCACACCGAAACCCGGACCGGGAGTGCCCGCGTTTCAGGCGAACTCTTCCTCGACGATCTCGCCGACCGCGAAGTTCGATTTGACTTCCGTGATCTCGACTTTGACCCGCTCGCCCACGTCGGCGTCCGGGACGATGATGACGTAGCCCCGCTCGACGCGGGCGATGCCGTCGCCCTGCTTGCCGATGTCCTCGATCTCGACGTATCGGAGTTCGCCCTGTTCGACCGGTGGCTGGGGTTCCGACGGCGGAATGGTCTCCTCGTCGGGCGTGGACTCGGTCTGTGCCTCGTCCGCCCTGTCGATGAGCGCGACGCGGTAGACGTCCCCGGGAGTGACGATCCCGTTCTCGACCTCGCGGCGTGGGATCTCGACGACGTACTCGTCGTCGGTCAGGGTCACTTCGGCATTGAACAGACAGAGGAGGTTCTCGGAGATCTCCATAGTTCTGGATAGACCCGACGGTGTCACCCGCCTTAGTAGTTGTCACCGTGGCCCGCGATCGGGGTCCCGTCGGCTCGTTTCGCCCCTTCGGAGTCGTGGACCACGGTTCCGACGTCGTCGACGGATTCGTAACCGTCGCGAACGGCGATCGCCTCCCGGAGTTCGACGATGGTCCGTCGCTTGAGGGTCTCGGCGAGGGCGCGGGCGTCCGCATGCGTGATCTTCCCCCCGACGCCCTCGCATTCGTGCACCTGGAGCGCCCCGACCTGTTCGACGACGGCGCCAGGTGCGTCGACGCCGTCGCCGATGTCGAGGCTGAACGGATAGGTTTGACAGATGAGCGGTCGTTCGGAATGGACGGTGCACGCCCCGCGTCCGTCGGCCTCCTCGTAGAACACGCAGTCCCCGCAATCGTCGACCTGGAGGGCCCACTCGAAGGTCTCACCCTGGCCATCGGCGTCGAGTCCGTACGGCAGCGGCCGGGCCACGGCCGACCATTCGCGATCGGTGGCCACCTGGAGCGTGCGGATCTCGTCGGGAAAGACCGTCGCCGTGTGAGCCTGCTCGTCATCGGCGGTACAGCACTCGCCACACCGGGTACATTCGAACCCGACCGACTCGATGGACGCGGCGATGGCGTCGACGTCGACCTCGCGGGCGGCCACGAGTTCCGCCTCCAGGCTCATCATGTGTTCTCCAGGGGTGCGGAGCGGAAAAGCCGCCCGCTCGCCGTCGTGACTGATGGATGGCTGGACGGAAGCGAAAAGAAGGGGTGTCGAGTCAGACGTCGAGGTAGTAGACCTGCTTGCGCGCGTCGCGGAAGCTGTACCGGGATTCGACGAGGTCCGCGTCGTCGAGACGGTTGAGCGCGTATCGGACCGTCCGATCGGGGAGGAGACTCTCTTTGGCCAGTTGCCCCTGGGAGAGAGGGTGGTCGCTCTCGAGGACCTTCGCGACCAACTTCGCACTCGGCGGGAGTTCGCGGAGGCGCTCGCGGAACTCTTCGTTCGACTGGATCGGCGATTGCCCTTGCGTGGCGGTCGTGCTCATGGCTTTCATTCCCAAACCGGGGTACGTAAAGGTTAGCTATACCCCTGACTAAATCCCTAATAGGATATTAGGACGTTGTACAGACAATATCTGACGCTTGGCGATACACCTGCCGAGGGGAACGGCCTCGCCGTAGCCGGTTTGTCGGATCGGTTATCCGAGGAGGTATCGAAGCCAGGGACGGCGTTTGACGGCGGGATGGGACTCGAAGTAGGCATCGAGGCCGACGATGCGCCCCGCGCCGAAGGTCCACAGGGCGAACAGGACGAAGATGTAGACGACGTGCTGGTCGACGAGGAAGGCGTTCCCGAGCGGTAGACTGGCCGCCCAGAGGAGACTCAGGATGGCCACGCCGATGGCTGCACTCAGCCGGACCGCCACACCGAATATGAGCGCCGCGCCGACGACGACGAGTCCCCAGACGAGGAGCGGGTCGAGGAGCCAGGCGAGGGACTCACCGAGGAAGGCGAAGACCCCGGATAACGGGTTCGCCGGCGAGACGGTACCGAAGAGTCCTGCCGTCGACCAGGTCGGGTTGGAGAGACGCCACATTCCCGTGTCGAAGAGGACCCAGCCGACGGACAGGCGCATCGCGACCAGCGCGTATCCGGCCAGCGTCGGCGAATACGGCACCTGCGATTCGTAACCGAGGATGCTCGTTCGGACGGTTTCTCGAGGCATGGGCGGGGGGTATGCTCTCGCGTACGAAATCACCCGCCTTGAACCGTCCACCCGGTTGTCGAAATCTGAGAACCACCGGGACGTCGCCAGCTGGGGGATATCGCTCGCCGATCTATCTGCGCCCTTCCAGTACGGTTTTATTCCCGGCTGTGAGTATATGTTGACAGAGACGTGAAGGGCCAGGAGTGGTATCAGGAAGACGAGGTGGCCGAGGCGTACGAGGAGAAGCGCTTCTCCCGGGGCGGCCGGCTCATCGACCGACGCGAGAAGCAGGCCGTCCTCGACGCGCTCGAACCGGTCGAGGATCGAACCGTGCTCGAGATCGCCTGTGGGACCGGCAGGTTCACCGTGATGTTGGCCGAGCGGGGCGCCGATATCGTCGGCCTGGATATCTCCGGACCGATGCTGCAGCAGGGCCGCGAGAAGGCCAAGAATGCAGGCGTCATCGACCATCTCGAGTTCATGCGCGGCGATGCGGGCCGACTGCCGTTCCCCGACGACCACTTCGACGTGGTCTTCGCCATGCGATTTTTCCACCTCGCCGATACCCCGGCGGCGTTCCTGACCGAGATGGCCAGGGTCTCCAGGAACCAGGTGTTTTTCGACACCTTCAACGCCTTCTCGACGCGGAGTGCCTACAACTGGATGCTTCCGATGGGGTCCCGGCTGTACGAGGACGACGAGGTGTCCAACCTGATCGACGAGGCGGGCCTGACACTCGAGGAATCGGCACACGACTTCGTGTTGCCGTACGGTCTCTACCGAAAGATCCCGGACTGGCTCGCCGATCCGCTCCGCGAGGTGGACACCTCGGTGATGGACCGGGACGTCGGACAGCGGTTCGCGTCGGTCTCGTACTGGAATACGTCGATCGACGGGTGACCGACCCGACCCGAGCGGTTTTTACCGTCCCGGTTGCTTGTCGCGACCATGCACCTGTCCGTGGTGGTGCCCACACTCAACGCCCGTGATCGGCTCGCTGCGTCGCTCGACGCGCTGGCCGAACACGCTCCCGACGCCGAGATCGTCGTGGTCAACGGTCCGTCGTCTGACGGGACGTCGGGGATGGTGCGGGACCACCCGGCCCCCGATGCGCTGCTGGAACTCTCCGAGCGGAACCTCAATAGCGCCCGGAATGCCGGTATCGCCGCCACCGCTGGAGACGTCGTCGCGTTCGTCAGCCAGGACTCACAGATCGAATCGGGATGGGTCGACACCGTGGCTACCGCGATGGAGTCCGGGGCCGACGTCGTTACGGGGCCGGTCCACCGCCGTGTCAACGGCGGCGTCACCACCGAGTCCCCCGAGACACGCTCGATGGGATCGCGGTCGGTCCAGTACTTCGACGGGGGCAACGTGGCGTTCACCCGGCCCACCATCGAGATACTGGATGGCTTCGACCAGTACCTGCACACCGGGGCCGCCCGTGATGCCGCCCATCGGCTCGCCGGGATGGACGTCGCGGTGGAGTGGGACGCCGAGATGGTCGTCATGCGGGCGGAGACCGACGACGTCCGCCATCGCATCGGCGAGGACGATATGCCGACGGTCCTCGGCCTGAAGTATCGATCGCTGGGATATCGCCTCGGCAAGAACTACGGGTTGAGTGGGCCGTCCCTGGCGAGCGCGTTCCGCCATCCACTTCTCGAGGCGCTCGAAGAGGGGTGGAACGTCGTCCGCGGCGAGACCAAGCCCTCCCAGTGGCTCGCGTCCGGCCGATCGGTGGTGACGAACCTGGCGATGGGGGCCCAGGACGGGCTCGCGGCCCGGTTGAAGGATCGCTCACCGACACGGAATCCCAACGGCGTCTCGGCGCAATCGAACCGGCCCGTCACGACGTACTCGCTCTGAGGGCGACCAGCCTTGCGCTGACTGTGGCCAGAGTCGCTCCGGCGGCGACCGGTCACCCCTCGGGCCCGAGCCCCGGAATCACTCGTGTCGCGTTCTTCGAGAAGACCCGTTTCATCTGATCCTCTGGGACGTCCAGGGTCAGGATCTCCATCACGCCGACGTTCGGGTGCGTCGACGGCGACCCGCTCCCGAAGAGGACCCTGTCCGGGTGTTCCATGATGGCTTGCTCCAGGAGATCCCGGTAGCGGACGATGCTCGTGTCGAGGTAGAGGCCGTCGTGGTCCTCGAGCAGTGAGATGGCCGCTGCCATCATCTCGCGGTCGAGCGGATAGCCGCCGAAGTGGCCCAGGATGACGGGGATCGGCCGCTGGAGGATGGTCGAGACGACCTCTCGCGGAGGAAACCGTTGTCCCCCGTGGACGACGATGGGGAGTCCCACGTCCTCCAAGACGTCGAGGACGTCTTCGGTCGGCAGTCCGTCGCGGGTCGGGTCGAGTTTGAACCCGTGGAACCGATCGTCGTAGGCGTACTGCTCGATGTCCTCCGGCGACGTCTGCCATTCGTGGCGGGTCGCGGTCAGGTTCCGGATCGGGGCCACGGTCGTCCCCACCTCCAAGGGGCCGTCGATCCGCGCGAAGGCGATGAACGGGCGTTCGACGGCCTGTCTCGCGACCGCGTTGTTGGCGCGAAGGTAGCCCTGCTCGCCCTTCTGTGCCTCCGGAAAGACCACCGAACGGACGATGCCCGCCTGGTGGTCTTCCCGTTCGAGTTCCTCCGCGTCGATGGTCCGCCCCCGGATCGGCCGTCCCGGGCCGGCGTGGAGGCGCGCGTGGACGTCGACCACCCGGAATCCGTGCTCCAGCTCCAGCATTCGTCTGCCAGTGGCGTGGCCTGGTATATCGGTGTGACGGTCACCGGTCCGAAGAAAGGGCGGGGCAACCCGCATCGTGGAGGGCCAACTGGTGTGGTGAAGTACCACATCGAGTCGTGGATGGCCGTATCGAGTCCTGGAGAGCCGTCGTCAGCGGCGTGCCGAGCGAACGAACCGTGGGCGGGCAGTCCGGGTCGGCGAGTGTGGATGGGCCGTGCCGGGCGATGAGCAGGGGCGGACGCGTTTTATTGGGTTAGGGTCGTGGCCGGGAACTCGAGGAGTCGGTCACTACTGTCCGGGCGGGCCATTGCCGTTCCCCTGGCCGTTGTTGGACTTCTTCTCGCCCCTGTCGTCGTTACCGGCGTGGTCGGGCGGGCCGCGACGGTCGTCGTCGCTGGTTTCGTTTCCGTCGTCGGTCTCGGTGTCATTCTGGGTCACGTGGTCCGGCGGGCCAGCACCGTTGCCCTGGCCGGGGGTGGATTCGTTCTCGTCCGTCACGTGGGCTGGCGGACCGGGTTCCTTGTCGGCGGCCGGGTTGTTCTCGTGGACGAATGCGGAGATCTGCTGTCCGAGCGGCCCCTCGTGGTTGTTCTTGATCGCATCGATGAACTTCACCAGGGTCTGTCCGAAGTTGTCCGGGCGGTCGTCGGTCGTCGCGACCATCTCGACCGTCGTGTTCGCGGTCCGGTTGTCGTAATCGGCGACGACCGCCACCGTCACGTTCTCGTCGGGAGCGGGCAGCGACAGGGTCCCGTTGGTCGCGATGTATCCACCGCCGTCGTAGGTGTAGTTGCCGTCGGTGGCTTCGACGCTGACGGTCGCCGTGTCGACGAATTCACCGTCGTCGGTCACTTCGACGGAGAGGCGACCGTCGTCACCCTGCCAGGCGGCGACCTGGAGGCCGAGGTCGGTCAGGGTGGCCTGTGTCTGTGCGGTCAGATCGCCACTCGTGGCGGTCACGGTGACGTCGACGGTCTCCTCGGGGTGGGGAATGTCGACGAGGCCATCGTCGTTCGTCTCGTATTCGCCATTCGTGCCCGAGTAGGACGCGTTCTCGTCGTCGAGCGTGACGTTGACGGTGGCGTTCTCGACCGGGTCGTCGTACTGGGTGACGGAGACAGTCGGTTTCTGTGCCCCGTCTTGCTCGACGGCGACCTCGAGTGACTCGTTCAGCGGAACGAGTGTGACGTTCTCCGAGACGTTCGTTCCGTCGTACTCGGCGATCAACTCGACGTCGACGGTCTCCTCGGGATTGGGAAGGCGCACCTCGCCGTCCTCGTCCGTCACGTAGGACTCGTTGGCGGAGTAGTTACCGTCGGGGTTCACCTGTACCGTCGCGTTCTCGACGGCGGTGTCGTTCTGCGTCACGGTGACGAGCGCCTCGCCGGTATCGGACTGCTGGTCGACGGCGATGGACAGCGAATCCGTTGCTGCCAGCGCTGCCGGAGCGGCCACGGCGGTGACCAACAGCAGGGCGGCGGCGGCGATCGCCAGGGTTCGTGTTCGAGTCGGTTCCATTGCGAGTCAGCCTATCCATCGGCTATCCATAAAGCGGCCAGACGCTGGCACCGCGTTCGCGCGTGTTCGGACGAATTTCGCACACTTAAACCGAGTTTACGGCAGTATATCGGCTGGAAACGGGGTGTCGTGGCGGCGGGGGCTGGATGCGCGTGGCCGCCCCTCGACCCCGCAGACGATCGCGATGATAGCACCTGTCACGATATCTATATATAGAACTGCTATCCTCCTGACGGTCGTATGTCCCAAGCGCAACGAGGCATGGGCAGCCCCATCTTTATCCTCGGGGAAGACGCCCAGCGGACGACCGGACGTGACGCACAGCAGTCGAACATCGCCGCCGGCAAGGCGGTCGCGGAGTCCGTCCGCACCACCCTGGGGCCGCGGGGCATGGACAAGATGCTCGTCGACGCCTCGGGGACGGTGGTCATCACCAACGACGGGGCGACCATCCTGGAGGAGATGGACATCGAGCACCCGGCCGCACAGATGCTCGTCGAGGTCGCGGAGACACAGGAGGACGCGGTCGGTGACGGCACGACGACTGCGTCGGTGCTCGCGGGCCAGTTACTCGTCCGTGCCGAGGAGTTGCTCTCCCAGGACGTGCATCCCACGACGGTTGCGGAGGGCTACGCACGCGCTCGCGACATCGCCCTCGATGCAATCGACGAACTCGTCATCGACGGCGACGTCGACGACGAGACGCTCCAACAGGTCGCCCGGACGAGCATGACCGGCAAGGGAACTGGCCATCTCAGTGCCGAAGCCCTGGCCGAGTACGTCGTCCGCGCTATCCGCGCCGTCGAGGACGAGGAGGGCGTCAACCGCGACGACGTCCGCGTCCACACGCAGGTCGGTGCGTCCTCGGGCGCGACCGAACTCGTCGAGGGCGTCGTGGTCGACGCCGAGGCCATGCGCGACGAGATGTCCCGGCGCGTCGACGACGCGACGGTCGCCGTCCTCGACGCCAAGATCGAACCCCGCGAGACCAGCACGGACGTGGAGTACAACATCACCGACGTCCGGCAACTCGACGAGGCCATCGCCGCCGAGGAAGCCGAACTCGGCGCGTACGCAGACGCGCTGATCGAGGCCGGTATCGACGTCCTCGTCGCGACGAAAGACGTCGACGACCGGGTAGCCGCCCAACTCGTGAGGGCGGGCGTGGTCGCGTTCGAAGACGTCTCCTCGGCCGACGCTCGCGCCATCGCCACGGCGACGGGGAGTTCGATGTTGGGTGACGTCCGCGACATCGATGCCGACGACCTCGGATTCGCCGAGTCGGTCCGCGTCGAGAGCTACGGCGACGACGACCTGGTCTTCGTCGAGGGTGGCGCCGACGCGAAGAGCGTCACGCTGTTCGTCCGCGGTGGCACCGAACACGTCGTCGACGAACTCGAACGCGCCCTGGGTGATGCACTCGACGTGGCCACAGTGACGATCACCGATGGCGGTGTCGTCCCCGGGGCGGGTATGACCGAGATGCGTGTCGCTAACGCCGTCCGCGATGCCGCGGCTGGGGTCGAAGGGCGCGGTCAACTCGCCGTCGAGGCCTTCGCGGACGCGCTCGAGGTCATCCCGCGCACCCTCGCCGAGAACATGGGCATGGACCCGATCGACGCGCTGGTCGACCTCCGCGCGGCGAACGAATCCGGGTCCGCCGGCGTCGTCTCGGAGGGCGAGACCGGTATCATCGCCGATCCGGTCGAACGTGGCATCGTCGACCCCGCGGCGGTCAAGCGCGAAGCCATCGAGTCCGCGACGGAGGCGGCGACGATGATCGTCCGCATCGACGACGTCATCGCCGCGGAGTGACCGGCGTCAGGAACGGTCCAGTACGACCGGATCGCCAACCGCGACCCGGAACGCATCGTCGCCACGCCCCTGGTTGACGGCGAGTTCGACGTTCTCGTGGCTGCCGACCGTGACGAGCCGGTGCCCCGGATCGACCATGGCGTACGTGCGACGGACCGGGGCTCGCTCGCCGTTCACCCGTATCTCTCGACCGAACCAGTCGTCGAGCGCGTCACCGGGAACGTTCGTGATGGCGTTCCCGAAGTCGTCGATGACGAGTACCGCTCCGTGGACGGCCTGGTCGTGCCATTCTGGCGCGGGGAAATCGACCGTTTCGAACTCGCTGGTGACCGAGAACCGGTCGTCCGAGTGCAACAGGCCGGTTCCTTCCTCGTGAATCTCCGCCGCGAGCGGTGCGAACACGTCTCTCCCGTGGAAAGTCGAACTCGCGGGGTCTTCGTAGTCCACGGCGTAGACCTGAACATCGCCCTGAGCGATTCGTCGCGCCGCCGGGAGCAAGAGCCCGTTGTCCGGGCCGACGAGCACGTGGTCGCCAGCGGTGACCGCCAGGACGGCCCGTTCGGTGCCGACACCCGGATCGACCACGGCGAGGTGGACGGCGGGTGGGAACTCCGGCACCACCTCGCGGAGCCAGAAGGCCGCTGCCCGAACGTCCTGGCGGGGCAGGTCGTGGGCCACGTCGACGAGCTGGGCGTCGGTTCGCCGGAGGATCGCCCCCTTCATCGCGGCGGGGTAGGGTGACCCGAAGTCCGAGGCGATGGTGAGCATGGTCACTCCAGCGGGACGTTGTCGGTGTCGCCGACGCGCTGGATGCG is a genomic window of Halanaeroarchaeum sp. HSR-CO containing:
- a CDS encoding TRAM domain-containing protein, coding for MEISENLLCLFNAEVTLTDDEYVVEIPRREVENGIVTPGDVYRVALIDRADEAQTESTPDEETIPPSEPQPPVEQGELRYVEIEDIGKQGDGIARVERGYVIIVPDADVGERVKVEITEVKSNFAVGEIVEEEFA
- a CDS encoding YkgJ family cysteine cluster protein, producing MMSLEAELVAAREVDVDAIAASIESVGFECTRCGECCTADDEQAHTATVFPDEIRTLQVATDREWSAVARPLPYGLDADGQGETFEWALQVDDCGDCVFYEEADGRGACTVHSERPLICQTYPFSLDIGDGVDAPGAVVEQVGALQVHECEGVGGKITHADARALAETLKRRTIVELREAIAVRDGYESVDDVGTVVHDSEGAKRADGTPIAGHGDNY
- a CDS encoding helix-turn-helix domain-containing protein, whose amino-acid sequence is MKAMSTTATQGQSPIQSNEEFRERLRELPPSAKLVAKVLESDHPLSQGQLAKESLLPDRTVRYALNRLDDADLVESRYSFRDARKQVYYLDV
- a CDS encoding DoxX family protein, with the protein product MPRETVRTSILGYESQVPYSPTLAGYALVAMRLSVGWVLFDTGMWRLSNPTWSTAGLFGTVSPANPLSGVFAFLGESLAWLLDPLLVWGLVVVGAALIFGVAVRLSAAIGVAILSLLWAASLPLGNAFLVDQHVVYIFVLFALWTFGAGRIVGLDAYFESHPAVKRRPWLRYLLG
- a CDS encoding class I SAM-dependent methyltransferase; its protein translation is MKGQEWYQEDEVAEAYEEKRFSRGGRLIDRREKQAVLDALEPVEDRTVLEIACGTGRFTVMLAERGADIVGLDISGPMLQQGREKAKNAGVIDHLEFMRGDAGRLPFPDDHFDVVFAMRFFHLADTPAAFLTEMARVSRNQVFFDTFNAFSTRSAYNWMLPMGSRLYEDDEVSNLIDEAGLTLEESAHDFVLPYGLYRKIPDWLADPLREVDTSVMDRDVGQRFASVSYWNTSIDG
- a CDS encoding glycosyltransferase, translated to MHLSVVVPTLNARDRLAASLDALAEHAPDAEIVVVNGPSSDGTSGMVRDHPAPDALLELSERNLNSARNAGIAATAGDVVAFVSQDSQIESGWVDTVATAMESGADVVTGPVHRRVNGGVTTESPETRSMGSRSVQYFDGGNVAFTRPTIEILDGFDQYLHTGAARDAAHRLAGMDVAVEWDAEMVVMRAETDDVRHRIGEDDMPTVLGLKYRSLGYRLGKNYGLSGPSLASAFRHPLLEALEEGWNVVRGETKPSQWLASGRSVVTNLAMGAQDGLAARLKDRSPTRNPNGVSAQSNRPVTTYSL
- a CDS encoding amidohydrolase family protein is translated as MLELEHGFRVVDVHARLHAGPGRPIRGRTIDAEELEREDHQAGIVRSVVFPEAQKGEQGYLRANNAVARQAVERPFIAFARIDGPLEVGTTVAPIRNLTATRHEWQTSPEDIEQYAYDDRFHGFKLDPTRDGLPTEDVLDVLEDVGLPIVVHGGQRFPPREVVSTILQRPIPVILGHFGGYPLDREMMAAAISLLEDHDGLYLDTSIVRYRDLLEQAIMEHPDRVLFGSGSPSTHPNVGVMEILTLDVPEDQMKRVFSKNATRVIPGLGPEG
- the thsA gene encoding thermosome subunit alpha, whose product is MGSPIFILGEDAQRTTGRDAQQSNIAAGKAVAESVRTTLGPRGMDKMLVDASGTVVITNDGATILEEMDIEHPAAQMLVEVAETQEDAVGDGTTTASVLAGQLLVRAEELLSQDVHPTTVAEGYARARDIALDAIDELVIDGDVDDETLQQVARTSMTGKGTGHLSAEALAEYVVRAIRAVEDEEGVNRDDVRVHTQVGASSGATELVEGVVVDAEAMRDEMSRRVDDATVAVLDAKIEPRETSTDVEYNITDVRQLDEAIAAEEAELGAYADALIEAGIDVLVATKDVDDRVAAQLVRAGVVAFEDVSSADARAIATATGSSMLGDVRDIDADDLGFAESVRVESYGDDDLVFVEGGADAKSVTLFVRGGTEHVVDELERALGDALDVATVTITDGGVVPGAGMTEMRVANAVRDAAAGVEGRGQLAVEAFADALEVIPRTLAENMGMDPIDALVDLRAANESGSAGVVSEGETGIIADPVERGIVDPAAVKREAIESATEAATMIVRIDDVIAAE
- a CDS encoding S-adenosyl-l-methionine hydroxide adenosyltransferase family protein, translating into MLTIASDFGSPYPAAMKGAILRRTDAQLVDVAHDLPRQDVRAAAFWLREVVPEFPPAVHLAVVDPGVGTERAVLAVTAGDHVLVGPDNGLLLPAARRIAQGDVQVYAVDYEDPASSTFHGRDVFAPLAAEIHEEGTGLLHSDDRFSVTSEFETVDFPAPEWHDQAVHGAVLVIDDFGNAITNVPGDALDDWFGREIRVNGERAPVRRTYAMVDPGHRLVTVGSHENVELAVNQGRGDDAFRVAVGDPVVLDRS